A region from the Geobacillus vulcani PSS1 genome encodes:
- a CDS encoding acetoin utilization protein AcuC, protein MSRNCAFVYSEQFLQYKFHDDHPFNQLRVKLTYDLLRTLGALEDRHIVAPRMATDDELALIHDRSYIEAVKAAGRGELSEAAALNYGLGTEDTPVFPNMHEASALLVGSTLTAVDAVLSGAAEHALNLGGGLHHGFRGKASGFCVYNDSAVAIQYIREKYGLRVLYVDTDAHHGDGVQWAFYDDPNVCTFSIHETGRYLFPGTGNVNERGLGAGYGYSFNIPLDAFTEDESWIAAYTTALREIADFFRPDVIVTQNGVDAHYYDPLTHLSVTMKTYRVIPRLAHQIAHEYCGGRWIAVGGGGYDIWRVVPRAWALLWLEMTDRADVSGPLPDEWRERWQPLSSVTLPLEWDDPDDLYPPIPRKAEISEKNAQTVEKALYFIRSQRSTRS, encoded by the coding sequence ATGAGCCGAAACTGTGCATTCGTTTACAGCGAGCAATTTCTTCAATACAAATTTCATGACGACCATCCGTTCAACCAGCTGCGGGTCAAACTGACGTACGACTTGTTGCGCACGCTCGGCGCGCTGGAAGACCGCCATATCGTCGCCCCACGCATGGCGACGGATGACGAGCTGGCGCTCATTCACGACCGCTCGTACATCGAGGCGGTGAAAGCAGCCGGGCGCGGCGAACTGTCTGAAGCGGCGGCGCTGAACTACGGCCTCGGCACGGAAGACACGCCGGTGTTTCCGAATATGCATGAAGCGAGCGCCCTGCTTGTCGGCAGCACCCTCACCGCCGTCGACGCTGTTCTTTCCGGGGCGGCTGAGCATGCGCTCAACTTGGGCGGCGGTCTGCATCACGGCTTCCGCGGCAAAGCGTCCGGCTTTTGCGTCTACAACGACAGCGCCGTCGCCATCCAATATATCCGGGAAAAATACGGGCTGCGCGTGTTGTACGTCGACACGGACGCCCACCACGGCGACGGGGTGCAATGGGCGTTTTACGACGACCCGAACGTCTGCACGTTTTCGATTCATGAAACGGGGCGCTATTTGTTTCCCGGGACGGGAAATGTCAACGAGCGCGGCCTCGGGGCAGGCTACGGCTATTCGTTCAACATTCCGCTTGATGCATTCACGGAAGACGAATCATGGATTGCTGCCTATACGACCGCGCTTCGGGAGATCGCCGACTTTTTCCGCCCGGACGTCATCGTGACGCAAAACGGCGTCGACGCCCACTATTACGACCCGCTCACCCATTTGTCGGTGACGATGAAAACGTATCGGGTGATTCCAAGACTTGCGCATCAAATCGCTCATGAATATTGCGGCGGACGCTGGATCGCCGTCGGAGGCGGCGGATATGACATTTGGCGCGTCGTGCCGCGGGCGTGGGCGCTCCTTTGGCTGGAGATGACCGACCGAGCCGATGTGTCCGGTCCGCTGCCGGATGAGTGGCGCGAACGATGGCAACCGCTTTCATCCGTCACGCTCCCGCTTGAGTGGGACGATCCGGACGACTTGTATCCCCCGATTCCACGCAAGGCGGAGATCAGCGAAAAAAACGCCCAGACGGTGGAAAAGGCGCTGTATTTCATCCGCAGCCAGCGGTCGACACGATCATAA
- the ccpA gene encoding catabolite control protein A: MTVTIYDVAREANVSMATVSRVVNGNPNVKPSTRKKVLEAIERLGYRPNAVARGLASKKTTTVGVIIPDISSIFFAELARGIEDIATMYKYNIILSNSDQNKEKELHLLNTMLAKQVDGLLFMGGTITEEHVAEFQKSSVPIVLAATMGPEEIPSVNIDYEQAAFEAVTYLLEKGNRRVAYVTGPTDDPINQRKLAGYRRALEEHGAPYEEELVIEGDNSYDSGLEAYEKITELTERPTAVFAGTDEMALGIIHSAQDHGVRVPDDLEVVGFDNTRLATMVRPRLTTVVQPMYDIGAVAMRLLTKYMNKEPVDHHIVVLPHRLEVRESTK, from the coding sequence ATGACGGTAACGATTTATGATGTGGCGCGGGAGGCGAACGTCTCGATGGCGACCGTCTCGCGCGTCGTGAACGGCAACCCGAACGTCAAGCCGTCGACGAGAAAAAAAGTGCTGGAGGCCATCGAGCGGCTCGGATACCGCCCGAACGCCGTGGCGCGGGGGCTCGCCAGCAAAAAAACGACGACGGTCGGGGTGATCATCCCCGATATTTCGAGCATTTTCTTCGCCGAACTGGCGCGCGGCATTGAGGACATTGCCACGATGTACAAGTATAACATCATTTTGAGCAACTCCGACCAAAACAAAGAAAAAGAGCTGCATTTGCTCAATACGATGCTCGCTAAGCAAGTGGACGGCCTTTTGTTTATGGGCGGAACGATCACCGAGGAGCACGTCGCCGAATTTCAAAAGTCGTCGGTGCCGATCGTGCTGGCAGCGACGATGGGGCCGGAGGAGATTCCGTCGGTCAACATCGACTATGAGCAGGCGGCGTTTGAAGCTGTGACGTATTTGCTGGAAAAAGGAAACCGCCGTGTGGCGTATGTGACCGGTCCGACCGACGACCCGATCAACCAGCGGAAGTTGGCGGGGTATCGTCGCGCGCTTGAGGAACACGGCGCGCCGTATGAGGAAGAGCTCGTCATTGAGGGTGACAACTCGTACGACTCGGGCTTGGAAGCGTATGAGAAAATCACGGAGCTTACGGAACGGCCGACGGCTGTGTTTGCCGGCACGGACGAAATGGCGCTCGGCATCATTCACAGCGCCCAAGACCACGGCGTGCGCGTGCCGGATGACTTGGAAGTCGTCGGCTTTGATAACACGCGATTGGCGACGATGGTGCGGCCGCGGCTGACGACTGTTGTGCAGCCGATGTATGACATCGGGGCGGTGGCGATGCGGCTCTTGACCAAGTATATGAACAAAGAACCAGTGGACCACCATATCGTCGTCTTGCCGCATCGGCTTGAGGTGCGCGAGTCGACGAAATGA
- a CDS encoding GNAT family N-acetyltransferase — MEHKKTYNAKELKTPKGTLLIEGPVTPEALASYEFHHDLTSFRPPAKQHKALIEIAKLPEGRIIIARRGETIVGYVTFLYPDPLERWSEGNMENLLELGAIEVIPEFRGFGVGKNLLIVSMMDDAMEDYIIITTEYYWHWDLKGTGLNVWEYRKVMEKMMNAGGLVWYATDDPEICSHPANCLMVRIGKRVDAESIQRFDRLRFMNRYMY; from the coding sequence ATGGAACATAAAAAAACGTATAACGCCAAAGAGCTGAAAACCCCGAAAGGAACGCTGCTCATCGAAGGGCCGGTGACGCCGGAAGCATTGGCCAGCTATGAATTCCACCATGACCTCACTTCCTTCCGACCGCCTGCCAAACAGCACAAAGCGTTGATCGAAATCGCCAAGCTGCCGGAAGGGCGGATCATCATCGCCCGCCGCGGCGAGACGATCGTCGGTTATGTGACGTTTTTGTATCCCGACCCGCTCGAGCGCTGGTCAGAAGGGAACATGGAAAATTTGCTCGAGCTTGGCGCCATTGAAGTCATCCCCGAGTTTCGCGGGTTTGGCGTCGGAAAAAATTTGTTGATCGTCTCGATGATGGACGATGCCATGGAAGACTACATCATCATTACAACGGAGTATTATTGGCATTGGGATCTAAAAGGCACTGGGCTGAACGTATGGGAGTACCGAAAAGTGATGGAGAAAATGATGAACGCCGGTGGACTCGTCTGGTATGCGACCGATGACCCAGAAATTTGTTCGCATCCAGCGAACTGCTTGATGGTCCGCATCGGCAAACGGGTCGACGCCGAATCGATCCAACGATTCGACCGGCTTCGGTTTATGAACCGCTATATGTACTAG
- the acsA gene encoding acetate--CoA ligase codes for MKTERLPVIQGDYNLKDYEETYKRFQWSEVEKEFSWHETGRVNMAYEAIDRHAESFRKNKVALYYRDAVRNEKYTFKEMKEMSNKVANVLKQAADIQKGDRVFVFMPRSPELYFAVLGIIKTGAIVGPLFEAFMEGAVRDRLEDSGAKAIVTTPELLPRVPVGDLPELKYVFLVGDGIVEEGPYIDLKKRMNEASKHFDIEWVDRQDGLILHYTSGSTGKPKGVLHVHNAMIQHYQTAKWVLDLKEDDIYWCTADPGWVTGTSYGIFGPWLCGASSVVVGGRFSPDAWYQTIQDFGVTVWYSAPTAFRMLMGAGDEIVKKYDLSSLRHILSVGEPLNPEVIRWGMKVFGRRIHDTWWMTETGGHLICNYPCMEIKPGSMGKPIPGVEAAIIDDQGNVLPPYRMGNLAIKKGWPSMMKTIWNNPQKYESYFIGDWYVSGDSAYMDEDGYFWFQGRVDDVINTSGERVGPFEVESKLVEHPAVAEAGVIGKPDPVRGEIIKAFIALREGYEPSEELKEDIRQFVKKGLAAHAAPREIEFRDKLPKTRSGKIMRRVLKAWELNLPTGDLSTMED; via the coding sequence ATGAAAACAGAACGGCTGCCCGTCATACAAGGGGACTACAACTTGAAAGACTACGAGGAAACATACAAACGGTTTCAATGGTCGGAAGTGGAAAAAGAGTTTTCTTGGCACGAAACGGGACGAGTCAACATGGCGTATGAGGCGATCGACCGCCATGCTGAGTCGTTCCGTAAAAATAAAGTGGCGCTCTACTACCGCGACGCGGTGCGGAATGAAAAATATACGTTCAAAGAAATGAAAGAGATGTCCAATAAGGTGGCGAACGTCTTAAAACAGGCGGCGGACATTCAGAAAGGCGACCGCGTGTTTGTGTTTATGCCGCGCTCTCCGGAACTGTACTTTGCGGTTTTGGGCATCATCAAAACCGGCGCCATCGTCGGACCGTTGTTTGAGGCGTTCATGGAAGGCGCGGTGCGCGACCGTCTCGAAGACAGCGGGGCGAAAGCGATCGTGACGACGCCGGAGCTTCTGCCGCGCGTGCCGGTCGGCGATTTGCCGGAGTTGAAATACGTCTTTTTGGTTGGCGACGGCATTGTCGAGGAAGGGCCGTACATCGATTTGAAAAAGCGGATGAATGAGGCGAGCAAGCACTTTGACATCGAATGGGTCGACCGCCAAGACGGCTTGATTTTGCATTACACCTCCGGTTCAACCGGCAAGCCGAAAGGCGTCCTGCACGTCCATAACGCGATGATTCAGCACTATCAAACCGCGAAATGGGTGCTCGACTTAAAAGAAGACGACATTTACTGGTGCACGGCTGACCCAGGGTGGGTGACCGGGACGTCGTACGGCATTTTCGGCCCATGGCTGTGCGGGGCGTCCAGCGTCGTCGTCGGCGGCCGCTTCAGCCCGGACGCTTGGTATCAAACGATTCAAGATTTCGGCGTCACCGTCTGGTACAGCGCGCCGACGGCGTTTCGCATGCTGATGGGCGCCGGCGATGAGATCGTGAAAAAATACGATTTAAGCTCGCTCCGCCACATTTTGAGCGTCGGCGAGCCGCTCAACCCAGAAGTCATCCGCTGGGGAATGAAAGTGTTCGGCCGCCGCATCCATGATACGTGGTGGATGACGGAAACGGGCGGTCATCTCATCTGCAACTACCCATGCATGGAAATCAAGCCGGGATCGATGGGGAAACCGATTCCGGGCGTCGAGGCGGCGATCATCGACGACCAAGGAAACGTCCTGCCGCCGTACCGGATGGGCAACTTGGCCATCAAAAAAGGCTGGCCGTCGATGATGAAAACGATTTGGAACAACCCGCAAAAATATGAATCGTACTTTATCGGCGACTGGTACGTCTCGGGCGACTCGGCCTACATGGACGAAGACGGCTACTTCTGGTTCCAAGGGCGCGTGGACGATGTCATCAACACATCCGGCGAGCGCGTTGGGCCGTTTGAAGTCGAAAGCAAGCTCGTCGAGCATCCGGCCGTTGCGGAAGCTGGCGTCATCGGCAAGCCGGATCCGGTGCGCGGGGAAATCATCAAAGCGTTCATCGCGCTCCGCGAAGGGTACGAGCCGTCTGAGGAACTGAAAGAAGACATCCGCCAGTTCGTCAAAAAAGGGCTCGCTGCCCATGCGGCGCCGCGCGAGATCGAGTTCCGCGACAAACTGCCGAAAACGCGGAGCGGGAAAATCATGCGCCGCGTCTTAAAAGCGTGGGAGCTCAACTTGCCGACCGGCGATTTGTCAACGATGGAAGACTGA
- a CDS encoding bifunctional 3-deoxy-7-phosphoheptulonate synthase/chorismate mutase: MSNERLDELRARVDEINLQLLKLINERGRLVQEIGKIKEAQGTHRYDPVRERKMLDLISEHNDGPFETSTLQHIFKEIFKAALELQEDDHRKALLVSRKKHPENTIVEVKGERIGDGNQYFVMGPCAVESYEQVAAVAEAVKKQGIKLLRGGAYKPRTSPYDFQGLGVEGLKILKRIADEFDLAVISEIVTPADIEIALDYIDVIQIGARNMQNFELLKAAGQVNKPILLKRGLAATIEEFINAAEYIMSQGNGQIILCERGIRTYERATRNTLDISAVPILKKETHLPVFVDVTHSTGRRDLLIPCAKAALAIGADGVMAEVHPDPAVALSDSAQQMDIAQFNEFMEEVRAFQRQFVQA, translated from the coding sequence ATGAGCAATGAGAGATTAGACGAACTGCGGGCGCGAGTCGATGAGATCAACTTGCAGCTATTGAAACTGATCAATGAGCGGGGACGGCTCGTTCAGGAGATCGGAAAAATTAAAGAAGCGCAAGGGACGCACCGCTACGACCCGGTGCGCGAACGGAAAATGTTGGATCTCATTTCCGAGCATAACGACGGGCCGTTCGAAACATCGACGCTGCAGCACATTTTCAAAGAAATTTTTAAAGCAGCGCTCGAGCTGCAGGAAGATGACCACCGGAAGGCGCTTCTCGTCTCGCGGAAAAAGCATCCGGAAAACACGATCGTCGAAGTGAAAGGCGAGCGAATTGGCGACGGCAACCAATATTTCGTCATGGGCCCGTGCGCGGTCGAAAGCTATGAACAAGTCGCGGCGGTGGCGGAGGCGGTGAAAAAACAAGGGATCAAGCTGCTGCGCGGCGGCGCCTACAAACCACGCACGTCGCCATACGATTTCCAAGGGCTCGGCGTGGAAGGGCTGAAAATTTTAAAACGGATCGCCGATGAGTTTGATTTGGCGGTCATCAGCGAAATCGTCACCCCGGCCGATATCGAAATCGCCTTGGACTACATTGATGTCATCCAGATCGGCGCGCGCAACATGCAAAACTTTGAGCTGCTCAAGGCAGCAGGCCAGGTGAACAAGCCGATTTTGTTAAAGCGCGGCTTGGCGGCGACGATTGAAGAATTCATCAACGCCGCTGAGTACATCATGTCGCAAGGAAACGGGCAGATCATTTTGTGCGAGCGCGGCATCCGCACGTATGAGCGAGCGACGCGCAACACGCTCGACATCTCGGCCGTGCCGATCTTGAAGAAAGAAACGCACTTGCCGGTGTTCGTCGATGTCACCCACTCCACGGGGCGGCGCGATCTGCTCATCCCGTGCGCCAAAGCGGCCTTGGCGATTGGCGCCGACGGCGTCATGGCCGAAGTGCATCCGGACCCGGCCGTCGCCTTGTCCGATTCCGCCCAGCAAATGGACATCGCCCAATTCAATGAGTTTATGGAAGAAGTGCGCGCCTTCCAACGGCAGTTTGTCCAGGCGTAA
- a CDS encoding acetoin utilization AcuB family protein produces the protein MLVEQVMKAPVVTVRAANTIAEALQLLRHHRIRHLPVVDEEGRLVGLVTSQDLREASPSIFHLSEQWEELKKPVGDVMKTDVIVGHPLDFVEEVAALFYEHRIGCLPIVNHGKLVGIITQTDLLRTFIELTGVHQPGSQIEIKVPNEAGMLSKAAAIISERHVNIASVLLYPDPDPNYKILVFRVQTMNPLPLIRDLQNAGYHVLWPNLPGVTS, from the coding sequence ATGCTTGTCGAACAAGTGATGAAAGCGCCGGTCGTGACGGTCCGCGCGGCGAATACGATCGCTGAAGCGCTGCAGTTGCTTCGCCATCACCGCATCCGCCATCTGCCGGTCGTCGATGAGGAAGGACGTCTAGTAGGGCTTGTGACAAGCCAAGATTTGCGCGAAGCGAGCCCATCCATTTTTCACCTTTCCGAACAGTGGGAAGAATTGAAAAAACCGGTCGGGGACGTGATGAAAACCGACGTTATCGTCGGCCATCCGCTCGATTTTGTCGAGGAGGTGGCGGCGCTCTTTTACGAACACCGGATCGGCTGCCTGCCGATCGTCAACCATGGGAAGCTCGTCGGCATCATCACGCAAACGGATTTGCTCCGCACCTTCATTGAGCTGACCGGCGTTCACCAGCCAGGGTCGCAAATCGAGATCAAAGTGCCGAACGAGGCCGGCATGCTCAGCAAAGCGGCGGCCATCATCAGCGAGCGCCATGTGAACATCGCCAGCGTCCTGTTGTATCCGGACCCAGACCCGAACTACAAAATTTTAGTCTTCCGCGTGCAGACGATGAACCCGCTTCCCTTGATCCGCGATTTGCAAAACGCCGGCTATCACGTGCTATGGCCGAACTTGCCGGGGGTTACGTCATGA